The following proteins come from a genomic window of Nakamurella alba:
- a CDS encoding patatin-like phospholipase family protein, translating to MTTLHSNSGSASERALVLHGGGSAGNAWEIGVVAGFLDAGMDVTAADLIVGTSAGATAAAQITHARPADLLRDILDAAPPAHPPTGRSTVDHLDRTNRIIAASKDAADMRHRIGAAAVDLESADPGWSGRWRAIVAGRLPGVDWPDQRILITAVDARSGEMVAFDPSSGVDLVDAVAASTSSGAAYRIGDDLYIDGGYRRNENADLAAGCRRVLILSPFGGRTRHPLEWGMQLDKQVAELRDAGSTVEIVVPDETARDAFGSNMMDPRTRPPAARAGYHQGRGADPKVQEFWR from the coding sequence ATGACCACTTTGCACTCCAACTCCGGATCAGCCAGCGAGCGCGCGCTCGTCCTGCACGGCGGCGGATCCGCCGGCAACGCCTGGGAGATCGGCGTCGTCGCCGGCTTCCTGGACGCCGGGATGGACGTCACCGCAGCCGATCTCATCGTCGGAACCTCCGCCGGCGCGACGGCGGCCGCGCAGATCACCCATGCACGCCCCGCAGACCTCTTACGCGACATCCTCGATGCGGCGCCGCCGGCGCACCCGCCGACCGGGCGGTCGACGGTCGATCATCTCGACCGCACCAACCGCATCATCGCGGCCTCGAAGGATGCCGCCGACATGCGCCACCGGATCGGCGCCGCTGCTGTCGATCTGGAATCCGCTGATCCCGGCTGGTCCGGTCGCTGGCGCGCGATCGTCGCCGGCAGGTTGCCGGGTGTGGACTGGCCGGACCAGCGGATCCTGATCACTGCCGTGGACGCCCGCAGCGGCGAGATGGTGGCGTTCGACCCGAGCAGCGGTGTCGACCTGGTGGACGCCGTCGCCGCCAGCACCTCGAGTGGCGCGGCCTACCGGATCGGCGACGACCTGTACATCGACGGCGGATACCGCCGGAACGAGAACGCGGACCTGGCCGCCGGATGCCGCCGGGTGCTGATCCTCTCGCCGTTCGGTGGGCGCACCAGGCACCCGCTGGAGTGGGGGATGCAGCTCGACAAGCAGGTTGCAGAACTCCGCGACGCAGGCAGCACCGTGGAGATCGTCGTTCCGGACGAGACGGCGCGAGATGCGTTCGGCAGCAACATGATGGACCCACGGACCCGACCGCCGGCCGCGCGGGCGGGGTATCACCAGGGTCGGGGAGCGGATCCGAAGGTCCAAGAGTTCTGGCGCTGA
- a CDS encoding LLM class flavin-dependent oxidoreductase, with protein MTDPTTRPLRFGVVTPVLTDVNTWRDEVRRIADSGYSTVLMPDVPSWQPAPGPTLALAASIANVRVGTWVYASPFRQPWNLAWESHSLSVLTEGRFDMGIGTGRPGLIDELRTLGIPEAAATGRVAQVRDSVKTLRELDGTDLHTPVVMAVRGPKARALAAEVADVVTFAGSPDGSRADVAVLAEEFRGKDVELALHVSVVGDTVAAFMAPPDIDTAALRAADSLSYLPSDPAAAAEEILRRRAENGFSYVVIGLNSSRTLAPVVAQLAGS; from the coding sequence ATGACGGATCCGACAACCAGGCCCCTGCGATTCGGGGTGGTCACCCCGGTGCTGACCGACGTGAACACCTGGCGCGACGAGGTGCGCAGGATCGCCGACAGCGGGTACTCGACCGTCCTGATGCCGGACGTGCCGAGTTGGCAGCCGGCCCCGGGTCCGACCCTGGCACTGGCCGCGAGCATCGCAAACGTCAGGGTCGGGACCTGGGTGTACGCCTCGCCGTTCCGGCAGCCGTGGAACCTGGCGTGGGAGTCCCACTCGTTGTCGGTGCTCACCGAGGGCAGGTTCGACATGGGCATCGGCACCGGTCGTCCGGGTCTCATCGACGAGCTGCGGACCCTCGGTATCCCCGAGGCGGCCGCGACCGGCCGCGTCGCCCAGGTGCGCGACTCGGTCAAGACGCTGCGCGAGCTCGACGGCACCGACCTGCACACCCCGGTGGTGATGGCAGTGCGCGGACCCAAGGCACGAGCGCTGGCAGCGGAGGTCGCCGACGTCGTCACCTTCGCCGGAAGTCCGGACGGCAGTCGCGCCGACGTCGCGGTCCTGGCGGAGGAGTTCCGCGGCAAGGACGTCGAGCTGGCGCTGCACGTCTCCGTGGTCGGCGACACCGTGGCCGCCTTCATGGCTCCCCCGGACATCGACACGGCCGCGCTGCGGGCCGCCGACTCCCTCTCGTACCTGCCGTCCGATCCAGCGGCCGCTGCCGAGGAGATCCTGCGCCGGCGGGCCGAGAACGGCTTCAGCTACGTGGTGATCGGGTTGAACTCGTCGCGGACCCTGGCGCCGGTGGTCGCACAGCTGGCCGGCAGCTGA
- a CDS encoding dihydrofolate reductase family protein: MSTTYTFDIFSSLDGFGATSGDWGGYWGKQGPELLDHRLGLYTPDQRVVLGATTYREFAEMIATLPADADVFDPWVTRMRQLPATVISGSLSAPLDWPDAEVVSGDAVEIVTRMKQESDVPLRSHGSLQLNMALLKAGLVDVVQVTMFPVITGRTGQAPIFGGADDFDLELIGSTTFDGRTLELTYRPTLRG; this comes from the coding sequence ATGAGCACGACCTACACCTTCGACATCTTCAGCAGCCTCGACGGTTTCGGCGCCACCAGCGGCGACTGGGGCGGCTACTGGGGCAAGCAGGGCCCGGAGCTGCTCGACCACCGGCTCGGGCTCTACACGCCGGATCAGCGCGTGGTGCTCGGCGCCACCACGTACCGCGAGTTCGCCGAGATGATCGCCACGCTGCCCGCCGACGCCGATGTCTTCGATCCGTGGGTGACCCGCATGCGGCAGCTGCCCGCCACCGTCATCTCCGGCTCGCTCAGCGCGCCCCTGGACTGGCCGGACGCCGAGGTCGTCTCCGGCGACGCGGTCGAGATCGTCACCCGGATGAAGCAGGAGTCGGACGTCCCTCTGCGATCGCACGGCAGCCTGCAGCTCAACATGGCGTTGCTGAAGGCCGGGCTGGTCGACGTCGTCCAGGTCACGATGTTCCCGGTGATCACCGGCCGCACCGGGCAGGCTCCGATCTTCGGCGGCGCCGACGACTTCGATCTCGAGCTGATCGGCTCGACCACCTTCGACGGCCGCACCCTCGAGCTCACCTACCGCCCGACCCTGCGCGGCTGA
- a CDS encoding dihydrofolate reductase family protein produces MGRLVLVAAITANGAFEAPAPAPDGWLVLDDESQRASLEMWRSAAAMVLGRPTYEGLAAVWPQLASVPGFEEYAHQMNSMPKYVASRTLSAPLDWNATLLTGDAVARLAELKAEHSGDLIVSGMGSLARDLLTAGVVDQVWMNVNPSLIGGGPQVFGTGPDIRMTLLSATTYGSGVVQLRYLVAH; encoded by the coding sequence ATGGGACGACTGGTGCTTGTTGCAGCGATCACGGCGAACGGGGCTTTCGAGGCTCCGGCGCCGGCTCCGGACGGTTGGCTGGTGCTCGACGACGAGAGCCAACGCGCGTCGCTCGAGATGTGGCGCTCGGCGGCGGCCATGGTGCTCGGGCGGCCCACGTACGAAGGACTGGCGGCCGTCTGGCCCCAGTTGGCCTCCGTGCCCGGGTTCGAGGAGTACGCACACCAGATGAACTCGATGCCCAAGTACGTGGCGTCGCGGACGCTGAGCGCTCCGCTGGACTGGAACGCGACACTGCTGACCGGAGACGCGGTCGCCCGCCTGGCCGAGCTGAAGGCCGAGCACTCCGGCGACCTGATCGTCTCCGGGATGGGTTCCCTAGCAAGGGATCTGCTTACAGCCGGCGTGGTGGACCAGGTCTGGATGAACGTCAATCCGTCGCTCATCGGTGGCGGTCCGCAGGTGTTCGGCACCGGTCCCGACATCCGGATGACCCTGCTCTCGGCGACCACCTACGGCTCCGGCGTCGTCCAGCTGCGCTACCTGGTCGCGCACTGA
- a CDS encoding DUF1453 domain-containing protein, translated as MSPIELIALLALTGWAIYKQTVITEVTASGRFKMAIIYAAVGLAVGGFAMPHTAGAAALLIGGFALSAVIGLARGHYTKIWITEDGRTMRKGTALTIALFLALVAAKFALGTLAYFLHINDGAGFGEILFMIAIMIAVQAQIVFTRTQALHTDARQLAHSL; from the coding sequence ATGTCCCCCATCGAACTCATCGCCCTGCTCGCCCTCACCGGCTGGGCCATCTACAAGCAGACCGTCATCACCGAGGTCACCGCCTCCGGCCGGTTCAAGATGGCCATCATCTACGCCGCCGTCGGCCTCGCAGTCGGAGGCTTCGCGATGCCCCACACCGCCGGCGCCGCCGCCCTGCTGATCGGTGGCTTCGCGCTCTCCGCCGTCATCGGACTGGCTCGCGGCCACTACACCAAAATCTGGATCACCGAGGACGGCCGCACCATGCGCAAGGGCACCGCCCTGACCATCGCCCTGTTCCTCGCCCTCGTCGCCGCCAAGTTCGCCCTCGGCACCCTGGCCTACTTCCTGCACATCAACGACGGCGCCGGCTTCGGCGAGATCCTCTTCATGATCGCCATCATGATCGCCGTCCAGGCCCAGATCGTCTTCACCCGCACCCAGGCCTTGCACACCGACGCCCGCCAGCTCGCCCACAGCCTCTGA
- a CDS encoding dihydrofolate reductase family protein, which translates to MAKLIYSMITSLDGYAEAAEGGLGRGAEDEEVHSFINEAFRDVGTYLYGRRMYETMVFWETADQDPEAPEFVKEYARIWKGAEKVVYSTTLDTVSSGRTRIERSFDPDAVEQLKAESEHDLTVDGPHLAAQAIRAGLVDEYHLLMTTSVVGSGKRFFPDDVRLDLELVDHRAFGSGLIYTRYRTP; encoded by the coding sequence ATGGCGAAGTTGATCTACTCGATGATCACCTCGCTCGACGGGTACGCCGAGGCGGCGGAGGGCGGGCTGGGCAGGGGAGCGGAGGACGAGGAGGTTCACTCGTTCATCAACGAGGCGTTCCGGGACGTCGGCACGTACCTGTACGGCCGGCGGATGTACGAGACGATGGTGTTCTGGGAGACCGCCGACCAGGACCCGGAGGCACCGGAGTTCGTGAAGGAGTACGCCCGGATCTGGAAAGGCGCCGAGAAGGTCGTGTACTCCACCACTCTCGACACAGTGTCGAGCGGCCGCACCAGGATCGAGCGATCCTTCGATCCCGACGCGGTCGAGCAGCTGAAGGCGGAGTCGGAGCACGACCTCACCGTCGACGGCCCGCACCTTGCGGCCCAGGCGATCCGGGCCGGACTGGTCGATGAGTACCACCTGTTGATGACGACCAGCGTCGTCGGCAGCGGCAAGCGGTTCTTCCCCGACGACGTCCGGCTCGACCTCGAACTGGTCGATCACCGCGCGTTCGGCTCCGGCCTCATCTACACCCGGTACCGCACACCCTGA